Proteins from one Acidobacteriota bacterium genomic window:
- a CDS encoding dipeptidase yields MTNTRERPARSRNERFETGRADRRPSPLAQEGARRAAGNLDAAVSTLAALVAFPTVAAPPAPNVQLAAFRRLKEYLSRLSDDWDFDVEDHGAAVVIGLGRAQDRLGILTHGDVQPADRERWRGDPFSLDATSEPGRLIGRGVEDDKASISTALHAMRTVSRIGVPLRRRIELIVSMTEESDWTPFREFVRGWDPPALNVALDAKYPVVTAEKGTGGIFLTVPPDPPVRPRPARRGARLVSFTGGEARTRVPAAAVAVIENAGLELAAELRAAADPSCGVTFALESEGDVLTVRARGAAAHSSTPWEGRNAVTHLAALLARRDWPPTPASRMLQLVVDLVGTGDLAERFGDLACAHPFMGPLTLVLTRLYPCDDGGIEACLNLRCPAGRSREQVEVQVREAVEAWTARRGRAAPGWRLTMGDPYYLESAPHVPVLVDVYRHYTGQHDAGPVAVGGGTQARLLPNGVNFGPSMPGAAYTGHSDHEFVTVEQLRLNLMMQAAMLVELAAG; encoded by the coding sequence ATGACCAACACGCGTGAACGGCCTGCCCGGTCTCGAAACGAGCGCTTCGAGACCGGGAGAGCCGACCGCAGGCCGTCTCCGCTCGCGCAGGAGGGTGCACGCCGAGCGGCCGGGAACCTCGATGCCGCGGTCTCGACGCTGGCCGCGCTCGTCGCCTTTCCGACGGTGGCCGCCCCGCCGGCGCCGAACGTGCAACTGGCGGCGTTCCGGCGCCTGAAGGAGTACCTGTCGCGCCTTTCCGACGACTGGGACTTCGACGTCGAGGACCACGGGGCGGCCGTCGTGATCGGCCTTGGACGGGCGCAGGACCGCCTGGGAATCCTGACCCACGGGGACGTGCAGCCCGCGGACCGCGAGCGGTGGCGCGGCGACCCGTTCAGTCTGGATGCGACGAGCGAGCCGGGGCGGCTCATCGGCCGCGGCGTCGAGGACGACAAGGCGTCGATCTCCACCGCGCTCCATGCCATGCGCACGGTCAGCCGCATCGGTGTCCCGTTGCGGCGGCGGATCGAGCTCATCGTCTCGATGACGGAGGAATCGGACTGGACCCCGTTCCGGGAGTTCGTCCGCGGCTGGGACCCGCCGGCGCTCAACGTGGCCCTCGACGCCAAGTACCCCGTCGTGACCGCGGAGAAGGGAACGGGCGGCATCTTCCTGACGGTGCCGCCGGACCCGCCCGTCCGACCCCGGCCGGCTCGGCGCGGGGCCCGTCTCGTGTCGTTCACCGGCGGCGAGGCGCGGACCCGGGTTCCCGCCGCGGCGGTGGCGGTCATCGAGAACGCGGGATTGGAACTGGCGGCAGAGTTGCGCGCCGCCGCGGATCCGTCATGCGGCGTGACCTTCGCACTGGAATCGGAAGGCGACGTGCTCACGGTGCGGGCGCGCGGCGCGGCCGCCCACTCGTCCACGCCCTGGGAGGGCCGCAACGCCGTCACGCACCTGGCGGCGCTGCTGGCGCGCCGCGACTGGCCGCCGACGCCCGCGAGCCGCATGCTGCAACTCGTCGTCGACCTGGTCGGCACCGGCGACCTCGCCGAGCGCTTCGGCGACCTGGCCTGCGCGCATCCCTTCATGGGACCCCTCACCCTCGTCCTGACCCGCCTCTATCCCTGCGACGACGGGGGCATCGAGGCGTGCCTCAACCTCCGCTGCCCGGCCGGGCGCAGCCGGGAGCAGGTGGAGGTGCAGGTCCGCGAGGCGGTCGAGGCCTGGACGGCGCGGCGCGGACGCGCGGCGCCCGGCTGGCGGCTGACGATGGGGGACCCGTACTACCTGGAATCGGCGCCCCACGTTCCCGTGCTGGTCGACGTCTACCGCCACTACACGGGGCAGCACGACGCGGGCCCCGTCGCGGTGGGCGGCGGCACGCAGGCGCGCCTGCTGCCCAACGGAGTCAACTTCGGACCCTCGATGCCCGGTGCGGCCTACACCGGGCACAGCGACCACGAGTTCGTGACGGTCGAGCAGCTCCGGCTGAACCTGATGATGCAGGCGGCGATGCTGGTGGAGCTGGCCGCCGGGTGA